A single genomic interval of Amycolatopsis albispora harbors:
- a CDS encoding VOC family protein codes for MSIRKTYARLWADRLDDALPLLRELTGAEPDLRLAFHAVELAAIGDFLVIAGPAEERAKYAHATATVVVDDLGELQRTLAAAGAAITTPETAGPTGRFLYARHRDGAEIEYVEWVPDLAGRILGR; via the coding sequence GTGAGCATCCGGAAAACCTACGCCCGTCTCTGGGCCGACCGCCTCGACGACGCCCTGCCCCTGCTGCGCGAACTTACCGGCGCCGAGCCCGACCTCCGGCTGGCGTTCCACGCCGTGGAACTGGCCGCGATCGGTGACTTCCTGGTCATCGCCGGCCCCGCCGAGGAACGCGCGAAGTACGCGCACGCCACCGCGACGGTCGTCGTCGACGACCTCGGCGAACTCCAGCGGACGCTGGCCGCGGCGGGCGCCGCCATCACCACACCGGAGACCGCCGGGCCGACCGGCCGGTTCCTCTACGCACGCCACCGCGACGGCGCGGAGATCGAGTACGTCGAGTGGGTCCCGGACCTGGCCGGCCGGATACTCGGCCGCTGA
- a CDS encoding TetR/AcrR family transcriptional regulator, whose protein sequence is MTTEISDGRLLRGARARQTIARHAVDLASFDGLTAMSIGRVASALGVSKSGVQTLFGTKENLQLAAVETAREAFLDAVVRPAKDTEPGVARLRALLEQWIRYVTVPLFPGGCFRAANLAEFDSKPGPVRDALVRDQRDWQELLAAQFRHAVEAGEIQELDPELAAFQLDAVLCAANTALRLGDDTAVTKVRRVVDGLLRPAGS, encoded by the coding sequence GTGACCACGGAAATCTCCGACGGGCGGCTGCTGCGCGGCGCCCGCGCCCGGCAGACCATCGCCCGCCACGCGGTCGACCTCGCCTCGTTCGACGGGCTCACCGCGATGAGCATCGGCCGGGTGGCCAGCGCGCTCGGGGTGAGCAAGAGCGGGGTGCAGACCCTGTTCGGTACCAAGGAAAACCTGCAGCTGGCGGCGGTCGAGACGGCGCGTGAGGCGTTCCTGGACGCGGTCGTGCGCCCGGCCAAGGACACCGAGCCCGGCGTCGCCCGGCTGCGGGCGTTGCTCGAGCAGTGGATCCGGTACGTGACCGTGCCGCTGTTCCCCGGCGGCTGCTTCCGCGCCGCGAACCTCGCCGAGTTCGACTCCAAGCCCGGCCCGGTCCGCGACGCCCTCGTCCGCGACCAGCGCGACTGGCAGGAACTGCTCGCCGCCCAGTTCCGGCACGCGGTCGAAGCCGGGGAAATCCAGGAACTCGACCCCGAACTCGCCGCCTTCCAGCTCGACGCCGTGCTGTGCGCGGCGAACACCGCGCTGCGCCTCGGCGACGACACCGCGGTGACCAAGGTCCGCCGTGTGGTCGACGGCCTGCTCCGGCCCGCCGGGTCCTAG
- a CDS encoding family 16 glycoside hydrolase, whose translation MRLPTLFAALLVAGAGLVPAPAAAQVPPQEPGVTLRVYDVQVGLTKLCTLKAGQTPNVDKLMPVIDWASTADFGIADNFVSEVTANLNVPADGTYKFRLTSDDGSRLSIGGNVVVDHDGLHEPTAKEGSAELTAGYQPLRIDHFDASYDQVVKLEWQPPGATGYTVVPNSVLSTDADVVRVTAPGRKECEAGTDSPGDGLPLTEVHPGLTLANLRPDGFEPQVSAMDWLPDGRLAVATWGGTDNELGEVHLLSGVSGNTDPSKVRTQKIAEGLKEPMGLKFVDGKLYVSEKDGLTELNDTTGDGVTDSYRTVATWPFGGNFHEFAFGLLYREGHFYLNLSVAINYGGATTDPQPAPNRGTTIKVSKETGEVSYLAGGLRTPHGIGWGPDGDIFVTDNQGGWLPSSKLLHVKQDRFFNHYLNPDGPFDDRAVTQPVLWLPQNEIANSPSNPIQLPDGPFEGQLVFGDVTYGGLQRAYLEKVNGEYQGAVFRMTQGLESGVSRISLGPDGAIYTGGIGAGGNWGQPGKLSHGLQKLTPNGTNAFDILAMRAIEGGFELEYTQPLSAETAQNLAAKYQATQWRYVPTADYGGPKIDEQKLPVSSATLSDDGKKVTLRIPGLKAGHVVHVRSPRPFAAESGAPLWSTEAWYTLNSLVGSAQATEYEAETAGLSGGAAANTNHPGYSGTGFVDGYWNQGAATAFTVNVPTEGDYNVGLRYSNGPDPFSGSKTVSVYVNGEKARQTRLASTVNWDTWATHTEALRLRPGNNVVTYKFDSGDDGNVNLDKIGVAPVQRVPLFNGSGLDAWEARSGGPASWPVTGGSMESLGGDIRTKQKFGDFKLHAEWLEPQYPPEVTGQARGNSGVFLQERYEVQVLDSHGDTTPAADEAGAIYSKRAPDSNQAAAPGTWQTYDITFRAARFDAAGAKIANARVTVVWNGIVVHNDVEIDGITGGNSLPEGPSAEAVLLQDHGDPGENPRFRNLWIEPLG comes from the coding sequence ATGCGCCTGCCCACGTTGTTCGCCGCCCTGCTCGTCGCCGGGGCCGGGCTGGTGCCCGCCCCGGCGGCGGCGCAGGTCCCGCCCCAGGAACCCGGGGTCACCCTGCGCGTGTACGACGTGCAGGTCGGCCTGACCAAGCTGTGCACGCTCAAAGCCGGGCAGACGCCCAACGTGGACAAGCTGATGCCGGTCATCGACTGGGCGTCCACAGCGGACTTCGGGATCGCCGACAACTTCGTCTCCGAGGTCACCGCGAACCTGAACGTGCCCGCGGACGGCACCTACAAGTTCCGGCTGACCAGCGACGACGGTTCTCGGCTGAGCATCGGCGGCAACGTGGTCGTCGATCACGACGGCCTCCACGAGCCGACCGCCAAGGAGGGCTCGGCCGAGCTGACGGCCGGGTACCAGCCGCTGCGGATCGACCACTTCGATGCCTCCTACGACCAGGTGGTCAAGCTCGAATGGCAGCCGCCCGGCGCCACCGGGTACACCGTGGTGCCCAACTCCGTGCTCAGCACCGACGCCGACGTGGTCAGGGTGACCGCACCCGGCCGCAAGGAGTGCGAAGCGGGCACCGACTCACCCGGCGACGGCCTGCCGCTGACCGAGGTGCACCCCGGTCTCACCCTGGCGAACCTGCGCCCGGACGGCTTCGAACCGCAGGTCAGCGCGATGGACTGGCTGCCGGACGGCAGGCTGGCGGTCGCCACCTGGGGCGGTACCGACAACGAACTCGGCGAAGTGCACCTGCTCAGCGGCGTGTCCGGCAACACCGACCCGTCGAAGGTGCGCACCCAGAAGATCGCCGAAGGGCTCAAGGAACCGATGGGCCTCAAGTTCGTCGACGGCAAGCTGTACGTGTCCGAAAAGGACGGTCTGACCGAGCTGAACGACACCACCGGCGACGGGGTCACCGACAGCTACCGCACGGTGGCGACCTGGCCGTTCGGCGGCAACTTCCACGAGTTCGCCTTCGGCCTGCTCTACCGTGAGGGGCACTTCTACCTGAACCTGTCGGTGGCGATCAACTACGGCGGCGCCACCACCGATCCGCAGCCCGCGCCGAACCGCGGCACCACGATCAAGGTCAGCAAGGAAACCGGCGAAGTGTCCTATCTGGCCGGTGGGCTGCGCACCCCGCACGGCATCGGCTGGGGTCCGGACGGCGACATCTTCGTCACCGACAACCAGGGCGGCTGGCTGCCGTCGTCGAAACTGCTGCACGTCAAGCAGGACCGGTTCTTCAACCACTACCTGAATCCCGACGGCCCGTTCGACGACCGCGCGGTGACGCAGCCGGTGCTCTGGCTGCCGCAGAACGAGATCGCCAACTCGCCGAGCAACCCGATCCAGCTGCCGGACGGCCCGTTCGAGGGCCAGCTGGTGTTCGGCGACGTGACCTACGGCGGTTTGCAGCGCGCCTACCTGGAAAAGGTCAACGGTGAGTACCAGGGCGCGGTGTTCCGGATGACGCAGGGCCTGGAGTCCGGGGTCAGCCGGATCAGCCTCGGGCCGGACGGCGCCATCTACACCGGCGGCATCGGCGCGGGCGGGAACTGGGGCCAGCCGGGCAAGCTGAGCCACGGCCTGCAGAAGCTGACGCCCAACGGCACCAACGCCTTCGACATTCTCGCCATGCGTGCCATCGAGGGCGGCTTCGAGCTGGAGTACACGCAGCCGCTGTCCGCGGAAACCGCGCAGAACCTCGCCGCGAAGTACCAGGCCACGCAGTGGCGTTACGTGCCGACCGCGGACTACGGCGGTCCGAAGATCGACGAGCAGAAGCTGCCGGTGTCCTCGGCTACGCTGTCGGACGACGGCAAGAAGGTCACACTGCGGATCCCGGGCCTGAAGGCGGGGCACGTGGTGCACGTGCGCTCGCCGCGGCCGTTCGCCGCCGAATCCGGTGCCCCGCTGTGGAGCACGGAAGCCTGGTACACGCTGAACTCGCTCGTCGGCTCCGCGCAGGCGACCGAATACGAGGCGGAAACCGCGGGCCTGAGCGGCGGCGCGGCGGCCAACACCAACCACCCCGGTTACTCCGGGACCGGTTTTGTGGACGGTTACTGGAACCAGGGCGCGGCCACGGCGTTCACCGTGAACGTGCCCACCGAAGGGGACTACAACGTCGGCCTGCGTTATTCGAACGGCCCCGATCCGTTCTCCGGCAGCAAAACCGTGAGCGTGTACGTCAACGGTGAGAAGGCGCGGCAGACGCGGCTCGCGAGCACGGTGAACTGGGACACCTGGGCGACGCACACCGAAGCGCTCCGGCTGCGGCCGGGGAACAACGTGGTGACCTACAAGTTCGACAGCGGCGACGACGGCAACGTCAACCTCGACAAGATCGGCGTCGCGCCGGTACAGCGGGTTCCGTTGTTCAACGGGTCCGGTTTGGACGCTTGGGAAGCCCGTTCCGGTGGCCCGGCGAGCTGGCCGGTGACGGGTGGCTCGATGGAATCGCTCGGCGGTGACATCCGCACCAAGCAGAAGTTCGGTGACTTCAAGCTGCACGCCGAATGGCTGGAGCCGCAGTACCCGCCGGAGGTGACCGGCCAGGCACGCGGCAACAGCGGGGTGTTCCTGCAGGAGCGGTACGAGGTGCAGGTGCTCGATTCCCATGGTGACACCACGCCGGCCGCGGACGAGGCCGGGGCCATCTACTCGAAGCGGGCGCCGGACAGCAACCAGGCGGCCGCGCCGGGGACCTGGCAGACCTACGACATCACCTTCCGCGCGGCGCGGTTCGACGCGGCCGGTGCGAAAATCGCGAACGCGCGGGTGACCGTGGTGTGGAACGGGATCGTGGTGCACAACGACGTGGAGATCGACGGGATCACCGGCGGCAACAGCCTGCCGGAGGGCCCGTCGGCGGAAGCCGTGCTGTTGCAGGACCACGGTGACCCGGGGGAGAACCCGCGCTTCCGCAACCTGTGGATCGAGCCGCTCGGCTGA
- a CDS encoding SGNH/GDSL hydrolase family protein, translating to MTALLTEGTDPFCLSPAEAARLLEGAPWHRFAVLGDSLAAGTGDPSPGYAPLPWAERVAAALRSHHPDLAYRNTGTIGATTGRTLAHQADGLLAFEPDLVHLSCGANDLWRPEPDFGAIEGNLRRLFALSVDTGALLTTFTLGRAFTVPEFPAFPDRVRRLNALVRTIAAEHGALVIEMWDHPVNDRPDLLSADGIHFAGAGQAVMAAEVIRALAEVT from the coding sequence GTGACCGCACTCCTGACCGAAGGCACCGACCCCTTCTGCCTGTCCCCGGCCGAGGCCGCCCGCCTGCTCGAAGGCGCGCCATGGCACCGTTTCGCCGTGCTCGGCGACAGCCTCGCCGCGGGCACCGGCGACCCGAGTCCCGGCTACGCGCCGCTGCCGTGGGCCGAGCGCGTGGCGGCCGCGCTGCGGTCGCACCACCCGGATCTGGCCTACCGCAACACCGGCACGATCGGCGCGACCACCGGCCGGACGCTCGCGCACCAGGCCGACGGCCTGCTCGCCTTCGAACCCGACCTGGTGCACCTCAGCTGCGGTGCCAACGATCTCTGGCGGCCGGAGCCGGATTTTGGTGCCATCGAAGGAAATCTGCGCCGGTTGTTCGCACTGTCCGTCGATACCGGAGCGCTGCTGACCACGTTCACGCTCGGCCGGGCGTTCACCGTGCCCGAGTTCCCCGCCTTCCCGGACCGCGTGCGGCGGCTCAACGCCTTGGTCCGCACCATCGCCGCCGAGCACGGCGCGCTGGTGATCGAGATGTGGGACCACCCGGTGAACGACCGGCCGGACCTGCTCAGCGCGGACGGCATCCACTTCGCCGGTGCCGGTCAGGCGGTCATGGCCGCCGAGGTGATCAGGGCACTGGCCGAGGTCACCTGA
- a CDS encoding LysE family translocator yields the protein MPSPDRLAAFALASLLLILIPGPAVLFAISRALAHGRRAALTTVAGGALGSFTAATAVAVGVGAIVQTSAVVYTVIKLAGAAYLIYLGVQTIRRRRALREAFEARAAPIGGGRTLLQGFIVGVTNPKTVVFFAAILPQFADPSAGHAGLQMVVLGAVFAVIALAMDSVWGVAAGAVRAWFGRSSRRLDLVGGAAGLTMVGLGVGLAVSGRKE from the coding sequence ATGCCATCGCCCGATCGTCTGGCCGCTTTCGCGCTCGCGTCGTTGCTGCTGATCCTCATCCCGGGGCCCGCCGTGCTGTTCGCGATCAGCCGCGCGCTCGCCCACGGCCGCCGGGCCGCGCTGACGACCGTGGCCGGCGGGGCGCTCGGCAGCTTCACCGCCGCCACGGCCGTCGCCGTCGGGGTGGGCGCGATCGTCCAGACCTCGGCCGTGGTCTACACCGTGATCAAGCTGGCCGGCGCCGCGTACCTGATCTACCTGGGAGTCCAGACGATCCGGCGCCGCCGGGCGCTGCGGGAGGCCTTCGAAGCGCGGGCGGCCCCGATCGGCGGCGGGCGCACGCTGCTGCAGGGCTTCATCGTGGGCGTGACGAACCCGAAGACCGTGGTGTTCTTCGCGGCGATCCTGCCGCAGTTCGCCGATCCGTCCGCCGGGCACGCCGGTCTGCAGATGGTGGTGCTGGGTGCGGTGTTCGCCGTGATCGCGCTGGCGATGGACTCCGTGTGGGGCGTGGCGGCGGGCGCGGTCCGGGCCTGGTTCGGCCGCTCGTCGCGGCGCCTGGACCTGGTCGGCGGCGCGGCGGGGCTCACCATGGTCGGGCTCGGCGTCGGCCTGGCCGTCAGCGGCCGCAAGGAGTAG
- a CDS encoding MurR/RpiR family transcriptional regulator, whose protein sequence is MTDTDDGLESWLRSRLPERGLRPRSAAVLELLVSQPRRASFGSTGELAQLAGVNVATVTRTAQALGFAGWPALQQELRARYLSSLSAPQVAEEHNGVGSPASASLRRDLDSLALLNRRFDESAIKAVAEAIAAARRTVVIADGSYAAVGIAFAHNARLAGYDVQAVTAGDAELANHTAKMTEDDVLVAISFWRLYESTVLAADEAKRRGAKVFAVTDAASPALAGAADQVLMVPAEGVTFFPSLTGGMALVQAIVAQLAAVDPRRTSESIEAAEAMWSRFDLLHRRPSKS, encoded by the coding sequence GTGACCGATACCGACGACGGCCTGGAGAGCTGGCTCCGCAGCCGCCTGCCCGAACGCGGGCTGCGGCCGCGCTCGGCGGCCGTGCTGGAACTCCTGGTGTCCCAGCCGCGCCGGGCGTCGTTCGGCTCGACCGGTGAGCTGGCGCAGCTCGCCGGGGTCAACGTGGCCACGGTGACCAGGACCGCGCAGGCGCTCGGCTTCGCCGGCTGGCCCGCGCTGCAACAGGAGTTGCGGGCGCGGTACCTGTCCTCGCTCAGCGCCCCGCAGGTCGCCGAGGAGCACAACGGCGTCGGGTCGCCCGCGTCGGCGTCCCTGCGCCGGGACCTGGACAGCCTCGCCCTGCTCAACCGCCGCTTCGACGAGTCAGCCATCAAGGCCGTGGCCGAGGCGATCGCGGCGGCGCGGCGGACGGTGGTGATCGCCGACGGCAGTTACGCCGCGGTCGGCATCGCGTTCGCGCACAACGCGCGCCTGGCCGGGTACGACGTGCAGGCGGTGACGGCCGGTGACGCCGAACTCGCCAACCACACCGCGAAGATGACCGAGGACGACGTGCTGGTGGCGATCAGCTTCTGGCGCCTGTACGAAAGCACCGTGCTCGCCGCCGACGAGGCGAAACGCCGTGGTGCCAAGGTTTTCGCGGTGACCGACGCGGCGAGCCCGGCGCTGGCGGGGGCGGCCGACCAGGTGCTGATGGTGCCCGCCGAGGGGGTCACCTTCTTCCCGTCACTGACCGGCGGCATGGCGCTGGTGCAGGCCATCGTGGCGCAGCTGGCGGCCGTCGATCCGCGCCGCACCAGCGAATCCATCGAAGCCGCGGAGGCCATGTGGTCCCGGTTCGACCTTCTCCACCGGCGGCCGAGCAAGAGCTGA
- a CDS encoding MFS transporter → MTLLARLDRLPLSRPHYKLLLIGGLGYTFDGMDSAVVAFLLPSVKAVWDLDNGQLGLIGSATPFGFLFGAIAAGLLGDRIGRKKVMMYALAFYAVFSVVAAFAPNYEIFLGARVLAGMGAGAESAIIAPFLSEFVPAKRRGWFVGALAGFFSFGFVAAALIGRFVVSASPEGWRIAQVITALPIVMLLWWRRSLPESPRFLVIQGRDTEAEQVVAKLERDVERATGRPLPPPEPTELRPATETPKVNLLTALRFLWSKAMRRRTAVIWTVWFVITFSYYGFFSWIPTLLVDRGITVTKSFEFSIIIYLAQIPGYFSAAWLSERLDRKRTIALYLTGSAVSAFWLSQMDAPWSITLAGAVLSFFLNGTYAGVYSYTPEVFPTWIRATGTGLSSAFGRVGSILAPTIIGLSAASLGFGGVFGLTTAVLGAGVLCVLVFGLSTAGRSLEELTEHGAAVSTAEEMTK, encoded by the coding sequence ATGACGCTCCTGGCACGACTCGACCGGCTCCCGCTGAGCCGTCCCCACTACAAGCTGCTGCTGATCGGCGGCCTCGGCTACACCTTCGACGGCATGGACTCGGCGGTGGTCGCCTTCCTGCTGCCCTCGGTCAAGGCGGTCTGGGACCTCGACAACGGCCAGCTCGGGCTGATCGGCTCGGCGACGCCGTTCGGCTTCCTCTTCGGCGCGATCGCGGCGGGCCTGCTCGGCGACCGCATCGGCCGCAAGAAGGTGATGATGTACGCGCTCGCCTTCTACGCGGTGTTCTCCGTGGTCGCCGCCTTCGCGCCGAACTACGAGATCTTCCTCGGCGCCCGCGTGCTGGCCGGCATGGGCGCCGGCGCGGAAAGCGCGATCATCGCGCCGTTCCTGTCCGAGTTCGTGCCGGCGAAACGCCGCGGCTGGTTCGTCGGCGCGCTGGCCGGGTTCTTCTCCTTCGGCTTCGTCGCGGCCGCGTTGATCGGCCGGTTCGTGGTGTCGGCTTCCCCGGAGGGCTGGCGCATCGCGCAGGTGATCACCGCGCTGCCGATCGTGATGCTGCTGTGGTGGCGGCGTTCCCTGCCGGAATCCCCGCGGTTCCTGGTGATCCAGGGCCGGGACACCGAAGCCGAGCAGGTGGTGGCCAAGCTGGAACGCGACGTCGAACGCGCGACCGGCAGGCCGTTGCCGCCACCGGAGCCGACCGAACTGCGGCCAGCCACCGAAACCCCGAAGGTCAACCTGCTCACCGCGCTGCGCTTCCTGTGGAGCAAGGCGATGCGGCGGCGCACGGCGGTGATCTGGACGGTCTGGTTCGTGATCACCTTCTCCTACTACGGCTTCTTCTCGTGGATCCCGACGCTGCTGGTGGACCGCGGCATCACGGTTACTAAGAGCTTCGAGTTCTCCATCATCATCTACCTGGCCCAGATCCCCGGGTACTTCTCGGCGGCCTGGCTGTCCGAGCGGCTCGACCGGAAGCGGACCATCGCGCTGTACCTGACCGGCTCGGCGGTCAGCGCGTTCTGGCTGAGCCAGATGGACGCGCCGTGGTCGATCACGCTGGCCGGCGCGGTGCTGTCGTTCTTCCTCAACGGCACCTACGCCGGGGTCTACTCCTACACGCCCGAGGTGTTCCCGACCTGGATCCGCGCCACCGGCACCGGCCTGTCCAGCGCCTTCGGCCGGGTCGGCAGCATCCTGGCGCCGACGATCATCGGCCTGTCCGCGGCCAGCCTCGGCTTCGGCGGGGTGTTCGGCCTGACCACCGCGGTGCTCGGGGCGGGGGTGCTGTGCGTGCTGGTGTTCGGCCTGTCCACCGCCGGGCGCTCGCTGGAAGAACTGACCGAACACGGCGCGGCCGTGTCCACCGCCGAGGAGATGACGAAGTGA
- a CDS encoding winged helix-turn-helix transcriptional regulator codes for MGTEQARVDALAYEIFHGVSGKWALPVLNLIGERTLRFGEVYAAAEGISHKMLTQTLRGLERDGVVARRVHPTVPPKVEYSLTEAGQALRGTLNQLCGWTRRYLEHIDAARAGFGSQG; via the coding sequence ATGGGAACCGAGCAGGCCAGGGTGGACGCGCTGGCGTACGAGATCTTCCACGGGGTGTCCGGGAAGTGGGCGCTGCCGGTGCTGAACCTGATCGGCGAGCGGACGCTGCGGTTCGGTGAGGTGTACGCCGCCGCGGAGGGGATCAGCCACAAGATGCTCACCCAGACGCTGCGCGGCCTGGAACGGGACGGCGTGGTGGCGCGGCGGGTGCACCCCACCGTACCGCCGAAGGTCGAGTACTCACTGACCGAGGCGGGGCAGGCTCTGCGCGGCACGCTCAACCAACTGTGCGGATGGACCAGGCGCTACCTGGAACACATCGACGCGGCGAGGGCGGGCTTCGGGTCGCAGGGCTAG
- a CDS encoding GAF domain-containing protein — MSTLSTVEERVRAAVGVKLFTVLAWVPQRQALRRVHSSHPDHYPVGGEKTVEVARGWLDECITGQRPYFGPDAGAVRAIFADHELIAELGCGAVINVPVVDEEGKTLGVLNLLDAEGSYDRYSVEKAVSLAPLAVAALRAEVGR; from the coding sequence GTGAGCACACTGTCCACTGTGGAGGAACGCGTGCGGGCCGCGGTGGGGGTGAAGCTGTTCACCGTGCTGGCCTGGGTGCCCCAGCGGCAGGCGCTGCGGCGCGTGCACAGCAGTCACCCCGATCATTACCCGGTCGGCGGTGAGAAGACCGTGGAGGTCGCGCGAGGCTGGCTCGACGAGTGCATCACCGGGCAGCGCCCGTACTTCGGCCCGGACGCCGGAGCCGTGCGCGCGATCTTCGCCGATCACGAGCTGATCGCCGAACTGGGCTGCGGCGCGGTGATCAACGTGCCGGTGGTCGACGAGGAAGGGAAAACCTTGGGTGTGCTGAACCTGCTCGACGCGGAAGGCAGTTACGACCGGTATTCGGTGGAGAAGGCGGTGTCGCTGGCGCCGCTGGCGGTGGCCGCGCTGCGTGCGGAGGTGGGCCGGTGA
- a CDS encoding Lrp/AsnC family transcriptional regulator, which yields MTAPLEPLDRAIARELAADGRCSFTDLAERVGLSVSAVHQRVKRLEQRGVIRGYSARLDGEQIGLPLTALISLTPNDPAAPDDYPTRLQHITEIESCYSVAGDESYILLVRVASPLGLEDLLRRIREAAKVSTRTTVVLSTPFEGRSPTL from the coding sequence TTGACCGCCCCGCTGGAGCCGCTCGACCGGGCGATCGCGCGTGAGCTGGCCGCGGACGGGCGGTGCAGCTTCACCGATCTCGCCGAGCGGGTCGGGCTCTCGGTTTCCGCGGTGCACCAGCGCGTCAAGCGGCTGGAGCAGCGCGGCGTGATCCGGGGGTACTCGGCGCGGCTGGACGGCGAGCAGATCGGCCTGCCGCTGACCGCGCTGATCTCGCTCACCCCGAACGACCCGGCCGCGCCCGACGACTACCCGACGCGGCTGCAGCACATCACCGAGATCGAGTCGTGTTATTCGGTGGCCGGCGACGAGTCCTACATCCTGCTGGTGCGGGTGGCCTCGCCGCTGGGGCTGGAGGACCTGCTGCGCCGGATCCGCGAGGCGGCGAAGGTGTCCACGCGGACCACGGTGGTGCTGTCCACCCCGTTCGAGGGCCGCTCGCCGACGCTCTGA
- a CDS encoding MmcQ/YjbR family DNA-binding protein, with the protein MGVRSEEFQRMVDALAEVQRAKGSEYTSYSVRGKRFGYYWPRTQTVGLKQTLSEQEALVAERPEVFEVQFTAGGFGWVVVYLEGIDADELAELVYEAWRLSAPEELVEQTPWPTAS; encoded by the coding sequence GTGGGTGTGCGCAGCGAGGAGTTCCAGCGCATGGTGGACGCGCTGGCCGAGGTCCAGCGTGCGAAGGGCAGCGAGTACACCTCATACAGCGTGCGCGGCAAGCGGTTCGGCTACTACTGGCCGCGGACGCAGACGGTCGGGCTGAAGCAGACGCTGTCCGAGCAGGAGGCGCTGGTCGCCGAGCGGCCGGAGGTGTTCGAGGTGCAGTTCACCGCCGGCGGCTTCGGCTGGGTGGTGGTGTACCTGGAGGGCATCGACGCCGACGAGCTGGCCGAGCTGGTCTACGAGGCCTGGCGGCTGTCCGCGCCGGAGGAACTCGTCGAGCAGACCCCCTGGCCGACGGCGAGCTGA
- a CDS encoding metal-dependent hydrolase family protein yields the protein MSALLLRNARLLDPAAGEYTEGDLRCAGGRIVETGTGLKADDVPVIDVRGGVVVPGLIDAHVHVTASTADLGSLPAQSPSYVAAHSVNTMGRMLERGFTTVRDASGADFGLADAQAEGLFRGPRLLFCGRALSQTGGHGDSRGRGTYRHDDHPCCAGLGRIADGVDAVRAAARDELRKGAHHLKVMASGGVASPTDRIDSVQYSAEELRAIVEEAEGANRYVAAHAYTARAVNRALELGVRSIEHGNLLDDRSVELFLEHDAFLVPTLVTYWALKEEGREHGLPESSWRKVDEVLGAGLAALERAARGGVKIVYGSDLLGGMHRHQNHEFRLRAEVQRPLDVLRSATSVAAELVGMTGEIGTLAPGAHADLLVLDGDPLADIGVLAAPERFRAIIQGGVPL from the coding sequence GTGAGCGCGCTGCTGCTGCGCAACGCCCGGCTGCTGGACCCGGCGGCGGGGGAGTACACCGAGGGCGACCTGCGGTGCGCCGGCGGCCGGATCGTGGAGACCGGCACGGGGCTCAAGGCGGACGACGTCCCGGTGATCGACGTGCGGGGCGGCGTGGTCGTGCCCGGGCTGATCGACGCCCACGTGCACGTCACCGCCTCGACCGCCGACCTCGGTTCGCTGCCGGCGCAGTCACCGTCCTATGTGGCCGCGCACAGCGTGAACACCATGGGGCGCATGCTCGAACGCGGGTTCACCACCGTCCGTGACGCCTCCGGCGCCGACTTCGGCCTGGCCGACGCGCAGGCGGAGGGCCTGTTCCGCGGGCCGAGGCTGCTGTTCTGCGGGCGCGCGCTGAGCCAGACCGGCGGGCACGGCGACAGCCGCGGCCGCGGCACCTACCGCCACGACGACCACCCGTGCTGCGCCGGGCTCGGCCGCATCGCCGACGGCGTGGACGCGGTCCGCGCGGCGGCGCGTGACGAACTGCGGAAGGGGGCGCACCACCTCAAGGTGATGGCGTCCGGGGGAGTGGCGTCGCCGACCGACCGGATCGACTCCGTGCAGTACTCCGCCGAGGAACTCCGCGCCATCGTCGAAGAAGCCGAGGGCGCGAACCGGTACGTCGCCGCGCACGCCTACACCGCGCGTGCGGTGAACCGGGCGCTGGAGCTGGGGGTTCGCTCGATCGAGCACGGCAACCTGCTCGACGACCGCAGCGTGGAGCTGTTCCTCGAGCACGACGCGTTCCTGGTGCCGACGCTGGTCACCTACTGGGCGCTCAAGGAGGAGGGGCGCGAGCACGGGCTGCCGGAGTCGAGCTGGCGCAAGGTGGACGAGGTGCTCGGCGCCGGGCTGGCGGCACTGGAGCGCGCTGCCCGCGGCGGGGTGAAGATCGTCTACGGCTCGGACCTGCTCGGCGGCATGCATCGCCACCAGAACCACGAATTCCGGCTGCGGGCCGAGGTGCAGCGGCCGCTCGACGTGCTGCGGTCGGCCACCTCGGTGGCGGCGGAGCTGGTCGGCATGACCGGGGAGATCGGCACGCTGGCGCCGGGCGCGCACGCGGACCTGCTGGTGCTCGACGGTGATCCGCTGGCGGACATCGGCGTGCTGGCGGCGCCAGAACGGTTCCGCGCGATCATCCAGGGTGGTGTCCCGCTCTGA